In Micrococcus luteus NCTC 2665, a single window of DNA contains:
- a CDS encoding Lrp/AsnC family transcriptional regulator → MDDPVDARLAAAVSHDPRATLAQLSERVGLSTSAVQARLRRLESTGVITGYRALLDPEAVGRPLSAFIEISPLDPRQPDDAPELLESIAAIEACHSVAGDAAYMLFVRVGSPRELEALVTEIRQTASVATRTTVVLQTFYEHRPMLELPAED, encoded by the coding sequence ATGGACGACCCTGTCGACGCGCGGCTCGCGGCCGCCGTCTCCCATGACCCGCGCGCCACGCTCGCCCAGCTCTCCGAGCGGGTCGGCCTCTCGACCTCCGCGGTGCAGGCGCGCCTGCGCCGGCTCGAGAGCACGGGCGTGATCACGGGCTACCGTGCGCTGCTCGACCCCGAGGCCGTGGGCAGGCCGCTCTCCGCGTTCATCGAGATCAGCCCGCTGGACCCGCGCCAGCCCGACGACGCCCCCGAGCTCCTCGAGTCCATCGCGGCGATCGAGGCATGCCACTCCGTGGCCGGCGACGCCGCGTACATGCTCTTCGTGCGCGTGGGCTCGCCGCGCGAGCTCGAGGCCCTCGTGACGGAGATCCGCCAGACGGCGTCGGTGGCCACCCGGACCACCGTGGTGCTGCAGACCTTCTACGAGCACCGCCCCATGCTGGAGCTGCCGGCGGAGGACTGA
- a CDS encoding amino acid permease, whose amino-acid sequence MDTSAPRTSPSTPPASAAHITPEGGSLRRTLKSRHLTMIAMGGAIGTGLFVASGNTIATAGPGGALAAYVAIGFMVFLLMQSLGEMSTYLPVSGAFEEYSTRFVSPSFGFAIGWNYWYNWAITVAAELVAAALIMRYWLPDVPSWIWSAIFLALLFGLNALSTRAYGESEFWFSLIKVATVVIFLVLGVLMIVGILGGSSPGFHNWTDGEAPFVGGGAGILAIFMVAGFSFQGTELVGVAAGEAEDPEKNVPKAIRTVFVRILLFYVGAITVVGFLIPYTSPHLLGSDVEDISISPFTLVFENAGVLAAASVMNAVILTAILSAGNSGLYASTRMLWALADSGKAPRFLAKVNRRGVPMNALYATTAVGAACFLTTFIGDGAAYVWLVSASGLAGFIVWMGIAWSHYRFRRAYVAQGHDPKDLPYRAFLFPLGPIVALVMCAVVILGQNYQAFMGDVDLVAVASAYIGLPLFLALWLGHKLVTGSKPVRYEDADLTRVLD is encoded by the coding sequence GTGGACACCAGCGCACCCCGGACGTCCCCGTCGACGCCGCCCGCCTCCGCCGCCCACATCACCCCCGAGGGCGGCTCCCTGCGGCGCACCCTCAAATCCCGGCACCTGACGATGATCGCGATGGGCGGCGCCATCGGCACGGGCCTGTTCGTGGCCTCGGGCAACACCATCGCGACCGCCGGCCCCGGTGGCGCCCTTGCGGCCTACGTGGCCATCGGCTTCATGGTGTTCCTGCTGATGCAGTCGCTCGGTGAGATGTCCACGTACCTGCCGGTCTCCGGCGCGTTCGAGGAGTACTCGACCCGCTTCGTGAGCCCCTCGTTCGGCTTCGCCATCGGCTGGAACTACTGGTACAACTGGGCGATCACGGTGGCCGCCGAGCTCGTCGCGGCGGCCCTGATCATGCGGTACTGGCTCCCGGACGTGCCCTCGTGGATCTGGTCCGCGATCTTCCTCGCGCTGCTCTTCGGCCTCAACGCCCTCTCCACGCGCGCCTACGGCGAGAGCGAGTTCTGGTTCTCGCTCATCAAGGTCGCCACGGTGGTGATCTTCCTGGTGCTCGGCGTCCTGATGATCGTCGGCATCCTCGGCGGCTCCTCCCCCGGCTTCCACAACTGGACGGACGGCGAGGCCCCCTTCGTGGGCGGCGGCGCCGGCATCCTGGCGATCTTCATGGTGGCCGGCTTCTCCTTCCAGGGCACCGAGCTGGTCGGCGTGGCCGCGGGCGAGGCCGAGGACCCGGAGAAGAACGTGCCCAAGGCGATCCGCACCGTGTTCGTGCGCATCCTGCTCTTCTACGTCGGCGCGATCACCGTCGTCGGCTTCCTCATCCCCTACACCAGCCCCCACCTGCTGGGCAGCGACGTCGAGGACATCTCGATCTCCCCGTTCACGCTCGTCTTCGAGAACGCGGGCGTGCTCGCCGCCGCCTCCGTGATGAACGCCGTGATCCTCACGGCCATCCTCTCCGCGGGCAACTCGGGCCTGTACGCCTCCACCCGCATGCTCTGGGCCCTGGCCGACTCCGGGAAGGCCCCGCGCTTCCTGGCGAAGGTGAACCGGCGCGGCGTGCCCATGAACGCCCTCTACGCCACCACCGCGGTGGGCGCGGCGTGCTTCCTGACCACGTTCATCGGGGACGGCGCCGCCTACGTGTGGCTCGTCTCCGCCTCGGGCCTGGCCGGGTTCATCGTGTGGATGGGCATCGCCTGGAGCCACTACCGGTTCCGGCGGGCTTACGTCGCGCAGGGCCACGATCCGAAGGACCTGCCCTACCGCGCCTTCCTGTTCCCCCTGGGCCCGATCGTCGCGCTGGTCATGTGCGCCGTCGTGATCCTCGGCCAGAACTACCAGGCGTTCATGGGCGACGTGGACCTCGTGGCCGTGGCCAGCGCGTACATCGGCCTGCCCCTGTTCCTCGCGCTGTGGCTCGGCCACAAGCTCGTCACCGGCTCGAAGCCGGTCCGCTACGAGGACGCCGACCTCACCCGCGTCCTGGACTGA
- a CDS encoding DUF6421 family protein, whose translation MSTTLQPARTDGVASEAPADARTVETHPAWLRLKAAATALQPLQVKDGSIPDPADHAAAREHVETIVAAVEELAPLFPHDAAYLAALPRDFARWADGGFAEPDFLDSLVAFQPQEHRVDGVRHLVVFPMYTQNGSPDRHVEALVVETIWPEFIAELEAGDYGNRLFVSLRLIDFTPGYDTNSAVLFPETVAMREIPTFTWGAIFQDREAARFRRVVTAAAEVTQLELPAELAELLSSQELAEGTFVMWDLIHDRTHMRGDLPFDPFMIKQRMPFFLYTLEEMRCDMTAFRECVAIERRLTARAAAGEQLTGLEEQTRRHAGLVQHAVLFDRVFRFALTGSRVRNYDGLGGQLLFAWLHRKDVIQWRDVELSVDWDRLADAVVELGDAIDTLYWESIDRPKTVHWLKAYELVASVVTPHPASVWAQGLPREVLAGPPKGYTDLVLDDEFPLSMFFEALEKKMRGVIESTAGIRGTDA comes from the coding sequence ATGTCCACCACTCTGCAGCCCGCCCGGACCGACGGCGTTGCCTCGGAGGCCCCGGCCGACGCGCGCACCGTCGAGACCCACCCGGCCTGGCTCCGCCTCAAGGCCGCCGCCACCGCCCTGCAGCCTCTGCAGGTCAAGGACGGCTCCATCCCGGACCCGGCGGACCACGCCGCCGCGCGCGAGCACGTGGAGACCATCGTCGCCGCCGTCGAGGAGCTCGCCCCGCTCTTCCCGCACGACGCCGCCTACCTCGCCGCCCTGCCCCGCGACTTCGCCCGCTGGGCCGACGGCGGCTTCGCCGAGCCCGACTTCCTGGACTCCCTCGTCGCCTTCCAGCCGCAGGAGCACCGCGTCGACGGCGTCCGGCACCTCGTGGTCTTCCCGATGTACACGCAGAACGGCTCCCCGGACCGGCACGTGGAGGCCCTCGTCGTCGAGACCATCTGGCCCGAGTTCATCGCCGAGCTCGAGGCCGGCGACTACGGCAACCGCCTCTTCGTCTCCCTGCGCCTGATCGATTTCACCCCCGGCTACGACACGAACTCGGCCGTCCTCTTCCCCGAGACCGTGGCCATGCGCGAGATCCCCACCTTCACGTGGGGCGCCATCTTCCAGGACCGCGAGGCCGCCCGCTTCCGCCGGGTCGTCACCGCCGCCGCCGAGGTCACCCAGCTCGAGCTCCCGGCCGAGCTCGCCGAACTGCTCTCCAGCCAGGAGCTCGCCGAGGGCACCTTCGTGATGTGGGACCTCATCCACGACCGCACGCACATGCGCGGCGACCTGCCCTTCGACCCGTTCATGATCAAGCAGCGCATGCCCTTCTTCCTCTACACGCTCGAGGAGATGCGCTGCGACATGACCGCCTTCCGCGAGTGCGTGGCGATCGAGCGCCGCCTCACGGCGCGCGCCGCCGCCGGCGAGCAGCTCACCGGGCTCGAGGAGCAGACCCGCCGCCACGCCGGGCTCGTGCAGCACGCCGTCCTCTTCGACCGCGTCTTCCGCTTCGCCCTCACCGGCTCCCGCGTCCGCAACTACGACGGCCTCGGCGGCCAGCTGCTCTTCGCCTGGCTGCACCGCAAGGACGTGATCCAGTGGCGCGACGTCGAGCTCAGCGTGGACTGGGACCGGCTCGCCGACGCCGTCGTCGAGCTGGGCGACGCCATCGACACGCTCTACTGGGAGTCCATCGACCGCCCCAAGACCGTGCACTGGCTCAAGGCCTACGAGCTCGTCGCCTCCGTGGTCACCCCGCACCCCGCCTCCGTGTGGGCGCAGGGCCTGCCCCGTGAGGTCCTCGCCGGCCCGCCCAAGGGCTACACCGACCTCGTGCTCGACGACGAGTTCCCGCTGTCCATGTTCTTCGAGGCCCTCGAGAAGAAGATGCGCGGCGTCATCGAGTCCACCGCCGGGATCCGCGGCACGGACGCCTGA
- a CDS encoding SDR family NAD(P)-dependent oxidoreductase: protein MAALTDRAVLIAGATSDSGRAAARTLLDAGAHVVATGRDAAKLAPLAGLGAETATLDLTEESAVRGLVEDLHARGTRIDGLLHLVGGWRGGGGLAGQTEADYRALEASFTALRHVSRALDDDLRDSSAGRLAIASSTAVARPLAGGANYAAVKAASEAWTRAVAQGWAKAARDAETPLRSAAVVFRLKSLAGLEERLAEEYARLWEAEAGALNDAVLTLQEKGT from the coding sequence GTGGCCGCCCTGACCGACCGCGCCGTCCTGATCGCGGGCGCCACGAGCGACTCGGGCCGGGCCGCCGCCCGCACGCTCCTCGACGCCGGCGCGCACGTCGTCGCGACCGGGCGCGACGCCGCGAAGCTCGCCCCCCTCGCCGGCCTCGGCGCCGAGACCGCGACCCTGGACCTCACGGAGGAGTCCGCCGTCCGCGGCCTCGTGGAGGACCTGCACGCCCGCGGCACCCGGATCGACGGCCTGCTCCACCTGGTGGGCGGCTGGCGCGGCGGCGGGGGCCTCGCCGGTCAGACCGAGGCGGACTACCGCGCCCTGGAGGCCTCGTTCACGGCGCTGCGGCACGTGAGCCGGGCCCTCGACGACGACCTGCGGGACTCGTCCGCCGGTCGCCTCGCGATCGCCTCGTCCACGGCGGTGGCCCGGCCGCTCGCCGGCGGCGCGAACTACGCCGCGGTGAAGGCGGCGAGCGAGGCATGGACCCGCGCGGTGGCGCAGGGCTGGGCCAAGGCCGCCCGGGACGCAGAGACCCCGCTGCGCTCGGCGGCCGTCGTGTTCCGTCTGAAGTCCCTCGCCGGGCTCGAGGAACGGCTGGCCGAGGAGTACGCGCGACTGTGGGAGGCTGAGGCGGGCGCGCTGAACGACGCCGTCCTCACGCTCCAGGAGAAGGGAACGTAA
- a CDS encoding Fur family transcriptional regulator: METTTRDEDERTLLRGVGLRVTRPRLAVLTALADHPHADASTVLAAVRRALPGTSHQAVYDCLHALTEAGLVRSLQPAGSPARYEICTGDNHHHLVCRGCGTVVDVPCRTGSAPCLDAPEDHGFAVDEAEVYYWGLCAGCRK; this comes from the coding sequence ATGGAGACCACGACGCGGGACGAGGACGAGCGCACGCTGCTGCGCGGCGTCGGCCTGCGCGTGACCCGGCCCCGCCTCGCGGTGCTGACCGCCCTCGCCGACCACCCCCACGCGGACGCGTCCACCGTGCTGGCCGCCGTCCGTCGGGCCCTGCCCGGCACCTCGCACCAGGCCGTCTACGACTGCCTCCACGCGCTCACCGAGGCCGGGCTCGTGCGCTCCCTGCAGCCCGCCGGCTCCCCGGCCCGCTACGAGATCTGCACGGGCGACAACCACCACCACCTCGTGTGCCGCGGCTGCGGCACGGTCGTGGACGTGCCGTGCCGCACCGGCTCCGCACCGTGCCTCGACGCCCCCGAGGACCACGGCTTCGCGGTCGACGAGGCCGAGGTCTACTACTGGGGGCTGTGCGCCGGCTGCCGGAAGTGA
- a CDS encoding aldehyde dehydrogenase family protein, translating to MSTQPPGLTTDAPDTPDDDPVREPLPTEALPIAPAGPRPEEPRAAVERLRAAARSRAAHPRAVRVRQLKGLKRMLTEHADRFVAALGTDLGKPATEALITEIVSVRSEVDHALLHLTDWMEPRPVKLPLALRPASAEVRPRPKGLVLVIGAWNYPVQLALAPVVGALAAGNTVVLSPSEKAPATAAALRELVPQYLDSALVSVVAGGKECNTALLAEPWDHILYTGGERVGRIVYEAAAKTLSPVTLELGGKSPAVVTPSRNTGAMARRIAWAKFTNAGQTCVAPDYVLAVGEAALRQVTAELPAALREFYGDDPRASKDYGRLISAEHAERLREMLQADLDAGAELLVGGDVDVAGRYMAPTVVTGVKPDGALMQEELFGPILPVLTVDTFQDALDFIAERPHPLAAYLFTDRPSYHRAFDDQVQAGGLGYDVGLLHAGIATLPFGGIGASGMGAYHGIHGFETFSHLRPSITKSDQVDTLKTAYPPYGRMKRALLPKML from the coding sequence ATGAGCACGCAGCCCCCCGGTCTGACCACCGACGCCCCCGACACCCCCGACGACGATCCGGTTCGCGAGCCGTTGCCCACCGAGGCCCTGCCGATCGCGCCGGCCGGGCCCCGACCCGAGGAGCCGCGGGCCGCCGTCGAGCGTCTGCGCGCCGCCGCCCGCTCCCGCGCCGCCCACCCGCGCGCGGTGCGGGTGCGCCAGCTCAAGGGCCTGAAGCGGATGCTGACGGAGCACGCGGACCGGTTCGTCGCGGCGCTCGGCACGGACCTGGGCAAGCCGGCCACCGAGGCGCTGATCACGGAGATCGTCTCGGTGCGCTCCGAGGTGGACCACGCGCTGCTGCACCTGACCGACTGGATGGAGCCGCGGCCCGTGAAGCTGCCGCTGGCCCTGCGGCCCGCGAGCGCGGAGGTCCGGCCGCGACCCAAGGGTCTCGTGCTGGTCATCGGCGCGTGGAACTATCCGGTGCAGCTCGCGCTCGCCCCGGTCGTGGGCGCGCTGGCGGCCGGCAACACGGTGGTGCTCAGCCCGTCGGAGAAGGCCCCGGCCACGGCGGCGGCGCTGCGGGAGCTGGTGCCGCAGTACCTGGACTCCGCACTGGTCTCCGTGGTGGCGGGCGGCAAGGAGTGCAACACCGCGCTGCTGGCGGAGCCGTGGGACCACATCCTCTACACCGGCGGGGAGCGCGTGGGCCGGATCGTCTACGAGGCGGCGGCGAAGACCCTCTCCCCCGTGACGCTCGAGCTGGGCGGCAAGTCGCCGGCGGTGGTGACGCCGTCCCGGAACACGGGCGCGATGGCCCGCCGGATCGCGTGGGCGAAGTTCACCAACGCGGGTCAGACGTGCGTGGCCCCGGACTACGTGCTGGCCGTCGGCGAGGCCGCGCTGCGTCAGGTGACCGCCGAGCTCCCCGCAGCCCTGCGCGAGTTCTACGGCGACGACCCCCGCGCGTCGAAGGACTACGGCCGCCTCATCTCCGCCGAGCACGCGGAGCGGCTGCGGGAGATGCTTCAGGCGGACCTCGACGCCGGCGCCGAGCTGCTCGTCGGCGGCGACGTGGACGTGGCGGGGCGGTACATGGCGCCGACCGTGGTGACGGGCGTCAAGCCGGACGGCGCGCTCATGCAGGAGGAGCTGTTCGGCCCGATCCTGCCCGTGCTGACCGTGGACACCTTCCAGGACGCCCTGGACTTCATCGCGGAGCGCCCGCACCCGCTGGCCGCGTACCTGTTCACGGACCGGCCGAGCTACCACCGCGCGTTCGACGACCAGGTGCAGGCCGGCGGCCTCGGCTACGACGTCGGCCTGCTGCACGCCGGCATCGCGACGCTGCCGTTCGGCGGGATCGGCGCGTCCGGGATGGGCGCGTACCACGGCATCCACGGCTTCGAGACGTTCTCCCACCTGCGCCCGTCCATCACGAAGTCGGACCAGGTGGACACGCTCAAGACCGCGTACCCGCCGTACGGGCGGATGAAGCGGGCGCTGCTGCCGAAGATGCTCTGA
- a CDS encoding glycerophosphodiester phosphodiesterase: MRPTSPRPAPAYLTDSVPARRGHPLGFAHRGAAVDRENSLAAFVDAHAAGFTYLELDVRTTADGELLVFHDDTLDRVSTGRGRLRDHTWERLADVTVGGEPLLRFTELLTALPEARLNVDLKDRASAPALARILAEHGAWDRVLVASFHDSRRRLFRRALARLGHPERAYGPERVATSGGAAAIAALVTLGPLGLTRWLRRYALDVDCVQVPVRHGRVPVATADFVRRCHAAGLPVHVWVVDEPAEIERLLDLGVDGVMTDRADVLAEVYARRGFWPQR; the protein is encoded by the coding sequence GTGCGTCCGACCTCGCCCCGTCCTGCCCCCGCCTACCTCACCGACTCCGTTCCCGCCCGTCGCGGCCACCCGCTGGGGTTCGCGCACCGGGGCGCCGCCGTCGATCGGGAGAACTCGCTGGCCGCGTTCGTGGACGCCCACGCCGCCGGGTTCACCTACCTCGAGCTGGACGTGCGCACCACGGCGGACGGCGAGCTCCTCGTCTTCCACGACGACACCCTGGACCGCGTCAGCACCGGCCGCGGCCGGCTGCGCGACCACACGTGGGAGCGACTGGCGGACGTCACGGTCGGCGGGGAGCCGCTGCTGCGCTTCACGGAACTGCTCACGGCGCTCCCCGAAGCCCGCCTGAACGTGGACCTCAAGGACCGCGCGTCGGCCCCGGCCCTGGCCCGCATCCTCGCCGAGCACGGCGCCTGGGACCGCGTGCTCGTCGCCTCGTTCCATGACTCGCGGCGCCGCCTCTTCCGGCGCGCCCTCGCCCGCCTCGGCCACCCCGAGCGGGCGTACGGGCCGGAGCGGGTGGCGACGTCGGGCGGGGCGGCCGCCATCGCGGCCCTCGTGACGCTGGGGCCGCTGGGACTGACCCGCTGGCTGCGCCGGTACGCCCTCGACGTCGACTGCGTGCAGGTGCCCGTCCGGCACGGCCGCGTGCCCGTGGCCACCGCCGACTTCGTGCGCCGCTGCCACGCGGCGGGCCTGCCGGTGCACGTGTGGGTCGTCGACGAGCCCGCGGAGATCGAACGCCTGCTCGACCTCGGCGTCGACGGCGTCATGACCGACCGTGCCGACGTCCTCGCCGAGGTCTACGCCCGCCGCGGCTTCTGGCCGCAGCGCTGA
- a CDS encoding NYN domain-containing protein yields MSERTTYLLIDGENIDATLGTSILQRRPQPDERPRWKRLLGYLEDRWDQPVKGLFFLAIDGEIPIPFVQALTALGFQPIMLRGEGKVVDIGIQRTAEALLGREDDVVLVSHDADFAPQLTDLAATPGRRTGIMGFEEFLSHELRRIPGVEFFDLEHAVGAFDSSLPRLRVIDVEAFDPYEFL; encoded by the coding sequence GTGAGCGAGCGAACCACCTACCTGCTGATCGACGGCGAGAACATCGACGCCACCCTCGGCACGTCCATCCTGCAGCGGCGCCCCCAGCCCGACGAGCGGCCACGCTGGAAGCGCCTGCTCGGCTACCTCGAGGACCGCTGGGACCAGCCGGTCAAGGGCCTGTTCTTCCTCGCCATCGACGGTGAGATCCCCATCCCGTTCGTCCAGGCGCTCACCGCCCTCGGCTTCCAGCCGATCATGCTGCGGGGCGAGGGCAAGGTCGTGGACATCGGCATCCAGCGCACCGCGGAGGCGCTGCTGGGCCGGGAGGACGACGTCGTCCTCGTCAGCCACGACGCCGACTTCGCCCCCCAGCTCACCGACCTCGCGGCCACGCCGGGCCGACGCACCGGGATCATGGGCTTCGAGGAGTTCCTCTCCCACGAGCTGCGCCGCATCCCCGGGGTCGAGTTCTTCGACCTGGAGCACGCGGTGGGCGCGTTCGACTCGTCCCTGCCGCGCCTGCGCGTGATCGACGTCGAGGCGTTCGACCCGTACGAGTTCCTCTGA
- the pgm gene encoding phosphoglucomutase (alpha-D-glucose-1,6-bisphosphate-dependent): MTENTAALPAAERPGTPALPQDLIDVDALLEAYRTGHPDVTDPAQKVVFGTSGHRGSAFTTSFNDDHIAAITQAVVEYRAHHGITGPVLVGKDTHALSGPAQDTAVEVLLGNDVEVLVDSRGGYTPTPAVSHAILHLNAGRELSPSGFAVDGDNAGLVDGLVITPSHNPPADGGFKYNPPHGGPADTEATTWIADRANELLAAGLAGVHRVASADVAGHAKLGGFDFLDRYVSDLPQVIDVEAIREAGVRIGADPMGGASVAYWGEIADRHGLDLTVVNPEVDPRFGFMTLDWDGKIRMDCSSPNAMASLIERMTPDADGQAPFDVATGNDADADRHGIVTPDGGLMNPNHYLAVAIDYLYRHRERWPQSAGVGKTLVSSSMIDRVAGDLGRELVEVPVGFKWFVPGLLTGTGVFGGEESAGASFVQFDGSPWSTDKDGLLLCLLAAEIIAVTGQSPSERYRDLVALHGDPAYARIDAPATAEQKAKLKTLSPDDVPVTELAGETILATLTNAPGNDAPIGGLKVVTQHAWFAARPSGTEDVYKIYAESFRGPEHLKQVQAEAQKLVDAVIG; this comes from the coding sequence ATGACCGAGAACACCGCCGCCCTGCCCGCCGCCGAGCGTCCCGGCACCCCCGCCCTGCCGCAGGACCTGATCGACGTCGACGCCCTCCTGGAGGCGTACCGCACCGGTCACCCGGACGTGACGGACCCCGCGCAGAAGGTCGTGTTCGGCACCTCCGGCCACCGCGGCTCCGCGTTCACGACCTCGTTCAACGACGACCACATCGCCGCCATCACGCAGGCCGTGGTCGAGTACCGCGCGCACCACGGGATCACGGGGCCGGTCCTCGTCGGCAAGGACACGCACGCCCTGTCCGGGCCCGCGCAGGACACCGCCGTCGAGGTGCTGCTCGGCAACGACGTCGAGGTGCTCGTCGACTCCCGCGGCGGCTACACGCCCACCCCCGCCGTGTCCCACGCGATCCTGCACCTGAACGCCGGGCGCGAGCTCTCGCCGTCGGGCTTCGCGGTGGACGGGGACAACGCCGGCCTCGTGGACGGCCTCGTGATCACCCCCTCGCACAACCCGCCCGCGGACGGCGGCTTCAAGTACAATCCGCCCCACGGCGGCCCCGCGGACACCGAGGCGACCACGTGGATCGCCGACCGCGCCAACGAGCTGCTCGCCGCCGGGCTGGCGGGCGTGCACCGGGTGGCGAGCGCCGACGTCGCCGGCCACGCGAAGCTGGGCGGCTTCGACTTCCTGGACCGGTACGTGTCCGATCTGCCGCAGGTGATCGACGTAGAGGCGATCCGCGAGGCGGGCGTGCGCATCGGTGCCGACCCCATGGGCGGGGCGTCCGTGGCGTACTGGGGTGAGATCGCCGACCGCCACGGGCTGGATCTGACCGTGGTGAACCCGGAGGTGGACCCGCGGTTCGGGTTCATGACCCTGGACTGGGACGGCAAGATCCGCATGGACTGCTCGTCGCCGAACGCGATGGCCTCGCTGATCGAGCGGATGACCCCGGACGCGGACGGGCAGGCGCCCTTCGACGTCGCCACCGGCAACGACGCCGACGCGGACCGGCACGGGATCGTCACCCCCGACGGCGGGCTGATGAACCCGAACCACTACCTCGCCGTGGCCATCGACTACCTGTACCGCCACCGCGAGCGGTGGCCCCAGAGCGCGGGCGTGGGCAAGACCCTGGTGAGCTCCTCGATGATCGACCGCGTGGCCGGGGACCTGGGCCGCGAGCTCGTGGAGGTGCCGGTGGGCTTCAAGTGGTTCGTGCCGGGCCTGCTGACGGGCACCGGCGTGTTCGGCGGCGAGGAGTCCGCAGGCGCGTCCTTCGTGCAGTTCGACGGCAGCCCGTGGTCCACGGACAAGGACGGGCTGCTGCTGTGTCTGCTGGCGGCGGAGATCATCGCGGTGACGGGACAGTCCCCGTCCGAGCGGTACCGCGACCTCGTGGCCCTGCACGGCGACCCGGCGTACGCGCGCATCGACGCCCCCGCGACCGCCGAGCAGAAGGCCAAGCTGAAGACCCTCTCCCCCGACGACGTCCCCGTGACCGAGCTGGCCGGCGAGACCATCCTCGCGACGCTGACCAACGCCCCGGGCAACGACGCCCCGATCGGCGGGCTCAAGGTGGTCACGCAGCACGCGTGGTTCGCGGCGCGGCCCTCCGGCACCGAGGACGTCTACAAGATCTACGCGGAGTCCTTCCGCGGCCCCGAGCACCTGAAGCAGGTGCAGGCGGAGGCGCAGAAGCTGGTGGACGCGGTCATCGGCTGA
- a CDS encoding threonine aldolase family protein, with the protein MQRIHDPQERGFASDNYSGVHPEVLAAIAEANGGHQVAYGEDVYTARLQEVVAQHFGEDATVWPMFNGTGANVVGLQAMLPRWGAVICADTAHIHVDEGGAPEKSAGIKLLPVATDDGKLTPELIAAEAWGWGDEHRAQPLVVYLTQSTELGTVYTPDEVKAITDYAHEHGMRVYLDGARIANAAASLGLPLRAFTTDVGVDVLSLGGTKNGALLAEAVVVLDPDAADGLVYLRKNQMQLASKMRFVSAQLLALFDGDLYLRSARHANAMAARLRAGIEAGVADGSLAGVEFTQATDANAVFAVLPEGVADRLRARFRFYDWDAARREVRWVCGFDTTEEDVDAFTAALRAELVPAV; encoded by the coding sequence ATGCAGAGGATCCACGATCCGCAGGAGCGGGGCTTCGCCTCGGACAACTACTCCGGCGTCCACCCGGAGGTGCTCGCGGCGATCGCCGAGGCCAACGGGGGCCACCAGGTCGCCTACGGCGAGGACGTGTACACGGCCCGCCTCCAGGAGGTCGTGGCCCAGCACTTCGGCGAGGACGCCACCGTGTGGCCGATGTTCAACGGCACCGGGGCGAACGTCGTCGGGCTCCAGGCCATGCTGCCCCGCTGGGGCGCGGTGATCTGCGCGGACACCGCGCACATCCATGTGGACGAGGGCGGCGCGCCGGAGAAGTCCGCCGGCATCAAGCTGCTGCCCGTGGCCACCGACGACGGCAAGCTCACCCCCGAGCTGATCGCCGCCGAGGCGTGGGGCTGGGGTGACGAGCACCGCGCCCAGCCCCTGGTCGTCTACCTCACCCAGTCCACCGAGCTCGGCACGGTCTACACCCCGGACGAGGTCAAGGCCATCACGGACTACGCCCACGAGCACGGGATGCGCGTCTACCTGGACGGCGCCCGCATCGCCAATGCCGCGGCCTCCCTGGGCCTGCCGCTGCGCGCCTTCACCACCGACGTCGGCGTGGACGTGCTCTCCCTCGGCGGCACCAAGAACGGGGCGCTGCTGGCCGAGGCCGTCGTCGTGCTCGACCCGGACGCCGCGGACGGCCTCGTGTACCTGCGCAAGAACCAGATGCAGCTGGCCTCGAAGATGCGCTTCGTCTCGGCGCAGCTGCTCGCGCTGTTCGACGGCGACCTGTACCTGCGCTCCGCCCGCCACGCCAACGCCATGGCCGCCCGGCTGCGCGCCGGCATCGAGGCGGGGGTCGCCGACGGCTCGCTGGCCGGCGTCGAGTTCACACAGGCCACGGACGCCAACGCCGTGTTCGCCGTCCTGCCCGAGGGCGTGGCCGACCGGCTGCGCGCCCGCTTCCGGTTCTACGACTGGGACGCGGCGCGCCGCGAGGTGCGCTGGGTGTGCGGCTTCGACACGACCGAGGAGGACGTGGACGCGTTCACGGCGGCGCTGCGCGCCGAACTCGTCCCCGCCGTCTGA